Part of the Halodesulfovibrio aestuarii DSM 17919 = ATCC 29578 genome, TCTCCACCCTCTTTGCCCGGTACAAAGGTGACCTGCCCAAACTTGTAGACGGAGCAGCATCAATTGATGACCTAAAAGACGGTGACACGATTTTAATGTACGAATCCTGCTCACATCATGCAGTGGATGACGACATCGGACGCGTTAAGCTCCCGAACTGGATCAAACAGTACACGGGCAAAGATCTGACCTTCGAGCTATTCGCAGGGCACGACTTACCGGATAACCTCAATCAATACAGCCTCGCTATTATGTGTGGGGGATGCATGTCCAATCGGTCTGAAATGATGCGCCGTATCCGTGATCTTAACGCACATAATGTACCGACCACCAACTACGGTGTTGCTATTTCCAAAGTACAGGGAGTGCTCGACAGAGTAGTCCAACCGCTTGGCATATAGAGTTAGTCCCTAATATCCCCCGCAGACTATATCAGTTCACTACGCGGGGGATTTTCTATGTCAAAACATTCCAGCTTGTATTCTGCACAAGAACCTTCCCCGCCTGCTTAAGAACTCCTCCAGATATTAATCTGGCTAGCGCCAACAAACATCCTGATACTACACAGTATCAAAGCACTTCCAGATTACAGCCAGCCTTCTGCTTCACCCATTGTCACCAAATGGCACAGAAACAGACAACGTCCCGAAACTGTTTATAGAAAAGCATATCCACCACCCTAGCCTAGCCGCCCCAACACACAGAACCACTCATTCAACCAGCTGCATTTTCTGTTTTTTCATAAAATATACTTTTCGCTTTTTTATTTGTAATGTGTTATATTTTTTTGTACCAGTTACCTCCAGTGAGTCCAGCTCACTTTTTTAATGTTCAACTAGCAAATATGATTTCACCACATCTACAATGTAGATATAACATTCAGATACCTCCATTGGTCTATTGGAGCGCCCATGAAAAAAGCGACTCTTATCAATTCTGAAGTTTCCTATGTTATTGCCAAATTAGGACACTTTGATGCGATTACAATCTGTGACGCAGGTCTTCCCGTTCCTAACAACATACAAAGGATAGACCTTGCAGTATCCAAGGGCATTCCGTCATTCATGGATACCCTCAAAGCTGTTTCTTCTGAGATGGAAATTGAATCTATAGAATTGGCAAACGAACTCCCCAACATCAGTCCCCAACTCCATACTGAACTGACGACTTTTATTGATGCTCTTGCGGCCGAACGCAAAAAGGAAATT contains:
- the rbsD gene encoding D-ribose pyranase, with the translated sequence MKKATLINSEVSYVIAKLGHFDAITICDAGLPVPNNIQRIDLAVSKGIPSFMDTLKAVSSEMEIESIELANELPNISPQLHTELTTFIDALAAERKKEITVTYVTHEEYKGNTQKSVAIIRTGEFTPYANITLKSGVVF